The DNA window CACAAGATGGTTCCTGATCAGAAGCTCCACTGCTTCTACGTTGTATTTGTACTCGTCACGGCATTCAATCAGACACCTGTAaatgaacacagcaaaacaacataCCAGGACAATTATGAAAAACTACATACCTGTTAAGTTTTGTGACTGCATTTTCCACAgatgtgatgctatcatgttgACAACAGACcaacatataaacacctggcaGTTCCCACTACAATAGGTTGCTCCAGAACCACATTTTGcaatgatgacacacacaccgacTCAAAATGTACTAACAATACCAGCTTTGCTGTCCTGCTGGTAAATAGTCTACACATGTAGCCCACTTAGGCCGTGTACCACAGGGGGGACATTTTACTGCTTTTCACCATCTCTCAGAAGATTAACAATAATCTACCCCACAGCCAAACAACAAGCTTGTATCATTCAAATCAGTAAAAGCAGAGGAAGCATAAGACAGCGACATAGTATAAATCATGGCTTGAAATCAAATATGTCCTGACTCACCTGGTGATCTGTTTATTGCACCACTGTGGTCCATAGGCACGTCCATCCTGTAGGGCTTTAAgcaccagcaggtggcactcCCTGTAGCGTAGCAGCAAGTCAGCATCAGCTCCACTAGTAGCATCCAGAAGACCTTCCACAGCCTGGAAAATAAAGAAACCAGCATAGTCAAACACAGGTTAGCACAGATTAATCCTCCACCTTGCCTCCCTCACACCATTTCAAAAGCTGCAATTGTAAAAGTAACTGTCCTACCTTCTGCAGAAGGCCAAGTGCAGCGATGCCGTCCCTGGAATTCCTAGCCAAGGCCACAGCTTCCAGCAGGCTGCGTAGAGCCTGGGTCAAGGGGTTCATGGCAAGGGCTGGAGGGATGGCATGAAGATGTTGCTCCAAGTCTGCCATGCACTTATCGTAGATCTGAGCCACATCATCTGTGGCCCATGCCTGTTGCTGTTAAAAGCGATACAGAAagatttaattattttctgtGGGTTTAATACTGTAACACCTATCTGTGACACAAATTTCCTGACCTTAACATAAGAGGCACTTAGTTCAGTGCAGGCTGTTCTAGTTCCTTATATACTGTATTATAGCACAATTAAAAATGAGAGTAATGTTTTTGTCCTTGGTCAACATtggcacacacaaaaacaaaaaacaaacaaacaaaaaaaaaaaaaaacattttcatttttaaaaagcactctAGTCCATTTTATCCTTACCTTCTCTAGTCGTTTTAGCTCTTAAATTTAATTCTGGGGATCCCAAAAAGGGAACTCACCTTCATGGGCTGAGCCAAAAAGCCAGTGGGCTGGGAGAGATCATTACTGGGTAAGAAACCTGGAACGTTCCTGGCAAACTCCTCATATACAGCCAGTTGCTTTGGGTCCACTCCTCCCACCTACAGACACAAATGCATTGTTGTTACTTTGTTACTCTGACAACTTACACTGTATGTGCAGTTTGTTGATACACTGAACCATGGTCCTATTGGACATGTTGGACAGATCCAGTAAGTGACATAACAATAAattatgttttgatatagtgCACAACTGGATGTTACAGTGATCTCACCTTGAGTCTGATCTGCTCTGGCATTCGTTCAGCCTGGTAAGTCAGAACAACAGGATCACAGTACCGACGACCCTCTTGGCGTGCATGTTTCCTCAGCTCAAACTCCTAGAGGTGTTAAAAGACCCAGTTAAGAAATTAGATGCTTTTGCTTTACAAaatcagaattaaaaaaaaaacaaaaaaacacaaagatatgAATGAAACTTTTACAATTTACTCTTGTAAATGCCCCATGCTTAAGTCTCACCGTGGCTAGTCTCTTGTCCATTTCAGGGCCAGCCTTTTCCACGGCCGTTTTCTGAATGAAACAGCAAGCCAGTTCACAGTTGTCTTGTGCAATCCTTGCAGCAGCCTCTTCCATCATTTCCCTCTGTTGGGGGGTTGGTGCCTGAGGGAATAAACACCTTAAGTTAAAGAAGTGGGAATGGTACAAGAAAAGGATAAGAAAGCTCTCTCTATGTACCGTCTCTTTATACCTTAGAAAACACTAGCAATTACCCTACTAGCCCTCATTCAGCTTACCCTTagtgcagcagcaaagctgttcTTAAGGTTGGTGGCAATGCTCATGAGCAGGGGCTCGCGGCAGGTGATCATGGCCATGCCAGCAGTTAGGTTTCTCATCATATGGTGGGCAGCCACACGCATGCGGGACTCCTCTGAATCCAGGGCAAAGTCCTTCCTGATGATCTGCTCACAGGTCGTCATGGCTATTTTGATAGAGCGGTCAACCACAGGGTGCACCAGCTCCTGAACAGCTCGCTCTACTGACTGCCGTACACACTGCTTCAACTGAGGATGGGCCTGTAGCAATGGGATCTAAAGAGAAAAGACAGCAGAAGCATGACAGAAAAGTTgagaaaggaaaaacaaaaggatAAAGTCaacaggagaaagaaaagatgCAAAAGAAATGGTCTGAGCATGTCTGTGTCTTTTAGATGGAAAGTTGACTTCTCTGTCTGTGCTTTGCAGATGCCCAACACTTACATTAACATTGATATTGATGTGTGGAGCCAGGCCTGCCAAGGCATACACATTGATATCGTGGTAACTGAACTGTGGGGTGGGGGGCCCGGTGGTTGTGcaagtggtggtggtggcagcTGGGGTTGAGGGAGGGGCTGCAAATGGAACAAAGTCTCCTGTTGGTCACAAAACACTAATTTGAttaaaatcacaccaaaaaGCTGATTATCCAGACAACATAAACAGAAAGCAAGCACataggcaacaacaacaacaacatgtaaCAGTAAGCTTTTCAGtctaacataaaaaaaaattaaaagaagtTTTCTCAAACAACGAGACAGAGCAAAAGACGGACATGACAAAACAGAAGTAGCTGATCTGGTCAAAATAATCATCACATTTTGAGATGTTGATATGTTaacattatttatttctatttaaaatcAAAGTCACATTCATCCTATTGATGCAGGTGGTTTCAAAAGATATCTTCAAACTTTTTAAGACTGACTCAAGTATGGGTCACAATGCGTTGCTTCAATCATTTGGAAGGATGAGTCATTACTAGGGTTTTGTTCGCACATCAGAAAATTTTCAAACCCTAGAATGATACGGACATTTTACCAGAGGCAAGGATGATAAGTCCAAAGCCAAACAGACAAATGAATCTAAACTATATTAAGGCTGTAgctcaaaacttaaatgtaCAGTTCACAGAAAGCAGCACAAAGGTACAAGAAAATATGCAGTGTTCACCTGTGGTAGAAACTGGCAGCATCTCCTCTGGAGGCTTCGCCTCTTTCTTTGGTGCAGACAGCTGCTCCTCCAGGCTCTTTAGCTTCTCTTTGTCCTTTAGCAAGCTTCCTGGCTTGAGGTCATTGATGTCCAAAGACAAGTTCTTACACAGAACTTCAATTTCAAACTTTAAGTTcagctgcaggaaacaggagAACAACATGATAAATAATCTCACAATTTTTCAGCTTACTACGATTTTACTGTAGCTATTAGAGAATACTGTTGATTTGTATTAGAACTGAAAGTGGCAATGCATGGGTAATGGACAATAATGTGACAGGCTATTTAATGCAGATGGTATTAGCTGACAATGTTGGATATAGCTGGGTTACAGGGAACAGGTTGTGGCATGATCACTTCATATGTGTTACCAAAAACTGCTGAGGTGTTGCCTTTTAGCTATGATTTAGGCAGACTGTATTTCCAAGAGCTGTCCGAGTTAAGCAGCTACATAAGAAGAATAATCTATTACCTTGAGGTCATGTTCTTGATGCAGCTCAGCGAGAACATTCATGATGGCCATGGTCCAGGGGTTCTGGGGCCTGAAGACCTACAACATCGGAGACACACATTAGTTCAAGTCACTATGAAAAATCCACAGGATCTCAAATGGTGGAGTCAGGTAAGCATATGCCAATTTtcttaactgtgtgtgtgaaaaagagATATTTTGCCTGAAGTGAACACCGCAGCATGACACACTGCGCAGTAGTATGACATAATGTCTGCTGCATGGAGACACCTCTTAGTCCTATTTGACTAACCATGCTTCGTAGACTGGACTCTAAAACCTTTGCCACAAAGGGAACCACATATAGTAGCTCCTGCTGGCCCTTCACATAGGCTTCCAGTAGCAGAGACTTGACTTCCAGATCCTGGGAAAGGGAGAACATGTTAGCCAACTCAAAAGGCAACAGGGGGCCCATCACATAATAAAACAatgcaagcaaaaaaaaaagcgttaCAAATTCTTACCGTGTAAAGGATAGGCTTGTTTTTGGCCAGTGTAATCATGCCCAACCAGTGGCCCAAGTTCTTCAGCAGGGAGCGATCAGAGAAATTGGCAGCTGCCTTGTCAGAGGTCAACAGAACCTAAGAGAAATTGAGAGATGGTAGGGGATCGTCAGTGTACTACTATGGTAAATGGGCACAAAAAAACTGATAGTTTtgatatgtgtttttttggtggtTGCAGTCAGACCAGAAAAGAGCGTTTGAAGATATTAAAGCCCTAAAGTCACCATCTTTTACCTTGATATTCCTGTAAGTCTCATTGAGGACCATCTTCACGAACTCCGGGTTCTTGAGAGTGTCCAGAAAGTTGGAATAGAGACTGTGGAAGTTGGGCTCAATGCTGACACGTTTCATCACCAGGTACTGCGACACCCAGGGCATGAACTCTTCCTTCACCGTCTCTTTCAACTCCTCAACCTGATATAAGCAAATGTGGTTTTAAAAATGCTTCTTTGACTATTAAGGATTTTGATATACAGatatgttttgtctgttttcactTACCTTTTGGGTCATGTTGGATTGAGAAAGGTTGTTGAAGATAAAAGCAATCTTCTCCTGAACATTCTCTGGAGGCTCTACAATCCTTTCTGTTTGGTCAGTGGCCACCAGCAGGGTGTCAATGTTGGTTGTGTTTATGGAGGGCTGCAGGCAGGAACAAGAAGAATTACAGTTGAAAGGAGGTATCACTATATATACACTGTAtctgcagaaaaacaagccAATTTAAAGCATTGACAAGACACATGGTAGGGTGTCTAAACTCACAGGCACATCCTTCTTGAAGCTGCTGGGTGTTGGTCTTGTGATGGTAGGGGTCTTGGCTACTGTGGTTGTAGTCGTGGTGGTGGTGACTAGAGTGCTGGGCTGACCTGGCTGTGGGGCTTTAGGGACGCCAGGTTGCTGCGACTGGGCTTGGACTTGTGCAAGTGCCAGACTGCCAGGTGTGGTGATGGAGCCTTGCATCTTCACCGGAGGGTCCCGTGACTGTTGGCCATACTCGATATACTGCACGCACAGGATATTGAAAGGAGCAGAGCGACAGATTTAATTTATCTGTTTGTATGTATCCTTTTCTACAGTCATATTTGGGACAAACTAAAGCCCCAATCAGACAAAGCATGTTTTGAAGGTTGCAAAATGTGAGGCGCACCACACCATTTTTAAACTGGCCCAATTagacagagcttttttttttttttttttttaaaaatcattgcTAGGAAACCACGGAATTACATTTCCTTAGTTAATGCTGTGAAGTAAAATCACAGATCTGTAGCTTaaaatctgcataaaaatggTCAGGCAGAGTGCACGTGCTCTGGCTCTGACGTAGGGTGAGAGGCTGTTACCAAATAGTATTTTCGTCTGCACTGAAGTGAGCTAATGCTAGCTACACACAAATCATGTATGCTCCCACTTGCTGTCATTACCACCACAAAAGGCCACCCCTCAATTCATCTGATTGGGCAATACGGAAAAATGCAATGATGTCAGCTCATATTACTCTCCTAGTTGAAGTGTTGGCAACTTAAGGCATTAAGGGCGCTCCTGCAAAAACGCAAGGGGCATAGAGTGGAAAACCACAAGATGCTCAGCAACACAAAAGCAGTGGAAAGAAAGCGCTTCACTCtcattgaaaacattttaaaaagccatCCCAGACTTCTCTAACATGCTGTCTCACCCAAGACTTTTGAATGGTGAGCATAGATAAATTAAGGAAACCTGATTACCTCTTGTAAATGGTGGGGGAATTGCAAGAAGTGTGCAATTGAAGCCAGGTGCTGACAATATTGAGGATAGTCCTTTAgtctggaaacacaagacataGTTAGCTTATAACAAGATGACTGTTGttatattattattcatttaataaaataaaacatttcaatacCTGTTTTTAAACCTATCTAGGGCGGCAATtccaaaataatacattttggaTCCATAGGGTTTTCTTAAGGCTTCAAGAACATATCGGAGGGCCAAGCCCAGGGCCATGTAGGTGACAAGACCCTTCTCAATAATGCCACCAAAAAGGCAGGCAGTGATGTGCAGCTCCTTGTCTGGGTACTGGGGGAAGAATCGGTATTCCTCAAACAAGTTCCGTAGCATGCAATTGAACACCTCTCGCTCCCGCTTGATGGTTGAATCCTTGAATCtctgcagcatttccagtaCCTACGAGGGGGGACAATGATGTGGCGGGAGGTAAGTTAATTCGAAAAGCAACAACATTACTGAGACTATGACAAAACTTATCAACAGCAGCCAATAATTGCCTGTGTGAATTTGATTTAGGTAAGTGTTTTTGGCAGAGGCGAATGAATTATATCATTACATACTTCATCCACAGACATAGTTGGGTGAGGTGGGTGGTTGTAGATGCGCTGGAAATAACTGTTTGCTTCATCATCGATCTCCTTACTAAAGTGCTGGTTTGCCTCGGGCCACACCTGAGAAAGGTCAGctgaaaaaagtatttaaaaaaaagacattttaaaccaaaaccgTCATTAACTTGAATGTTGTAATGCAACACTGGTTATCTCATTAAAAGTGGGGCTGTCAGCATAAGCAGACAAGGAGTGGAAGACTAATCTGTATTTCCTCTATGATAAACTGTATGAAGTTGTATAACATGTAAAAGAGAAGAAAGTCGCACCTAAATGTTTACATGAAGTTAAAACTGCATTAGGTAGCTTTTAGTCAAACTTCTCTTGTAAACTGTATTTGTGAGGCACACTGAGGTGCATTACAAATAATTTTGCAAATCAAGATAAAACTGATTATCACTGTGGAGGAAATACAGTGCTGAGCAGCGCAGGGCGGGGCTCTCAGTCACACCACTGCCACCACCACTTACAGGCCTTCATCTTACTCTGCTGAAAGGTTGGTGGGTTCAGGCCTGGTGTGCTCATCTTCCTGGTGCCAAAAGGGTCGGTGTTCACGGTTGACATACCCAGACTAGAGCCAATACCGGAGCCAATGCCCGTGCCCAGAGGACCTGAAAGAAACATAACACTTTAATAATTTAAATCAATACATACCTCCCTCTATGAATTATAACCCTTTCTCCTCTGAATTTGGTTAAGTTTAATATGAACAAGGATTGAGTGACCAGGGTGTTCTGCCAAATTTGTTACTCCTTATAAAATACTCTGCCAGTGGCTTTATCTGAATTACCCAACATGATACAAACTAATAAAGGATCCCCAGCTATGCCACACTTGCTTAGGCTTACTGTATGCACAATATACTAACATTCAGCAACAGTGTAACCACAACAATTTGTATAACTTCTCACTGAATTGGAAGAAGACTCAAAAGGCTGTAACAGCGCAGTATGACTTGCTGATTTAATATGAGCATGCCTTGGttgtgtaaaaatgaaaaaatgaaatatcataGTACCAGAGTCCATACCGGGAAGCTGCGAGGACAGGCTGCCTATGCCACCAAATGGTGTGCTGGGGTTGGGGTTGGACAGTGGTGGGAAGGCCTTTGCTGGGGACTGGGGATTACTGAAAGCTGAACTCAGTGAGGTTGGGAAACCCTGCATGCTTTGAGTATGGGAGGTGGCTGTGCCCCCCAGGTTCAAGGAACCCATGCCAGACAGAGAGTCCATCTAGAGAAAagcaagagagggagagacaaggaggtcaaaaagagaaacaacaaGTCTTTTTAGCATGTTAGGAATATAGAATGGTTTTGACACCAATTTCCAATATTAAAAGGCATTACGTTTGCCTGCAGAGGCATGACGTAGCTTTCATATGAGGGTACCTGTACAGGAGAGATGGCATCCAGGCTGCTGGTGCTGGGGGCACGTCCCTTTGGCATTACCCCTGGTGGTGGTTGCCGGGCTTTATTCATCACATTGCTGCAGTTGGCAACCATGGTCAGGATAGTCTCTGACAGCTCCTGCGACACGCTCCTgagacaaaatgacacaaatctttaagttaaataaaaaagataacaCTGTATGAAAGGGTAAGAGTGAttggtctcaaaaaataaactGCACATTCTTGAGATTGTTGGTCTGAAATGTTCGAACCACCATAAAAAGCAACCAAAGCTGGGCTTCACTTTAAGGGAGACTGAAGTTATTAAACAGTTAATCAGAAGGTCAACAAAAAAGCAAACTAATAGTTCAGTGATGGAGACTAAGCCAGATAGTGTCTCACCCTGCACAGGACTGCAGGCAGGCCAGCATGGTGGCTAAGGTCTCCGGGGGTAGCTGGGCACTTTTGGGCTGGTCCTTGTCTGGGGCCAGACCCCCCATAATGGATGGGCAGCGTCTCTTCAGGAATGTCACACAGGCCTGGATAAAAGGTTcctgaaaaaatacaaaaattttGTAAAATACAATTTATTTAAGGTGGTGCTCAAACTACAATGACAAAAACAGGGAAACCAACAAtcttattgtttttcttttcgtTTTGTTTTTGAGAAAACGGAGTAAATCTATTAGAAGACTTACCCCATGCTCTCTGATTTTGTCAGTTAGCCATTTATCAAGTTTGAGGTATTCACGGCGAGAGGCAAGTGCAGCAAGGTCAATAACAAAGGCAAAGGGAGTACCATTCAGCAACATCGATAGAGACtagagaggaaaataaaaacactgtcttAGTGACCATGAAAATGACCTCAATGAAAACAACTTCCATTTAGGATAAAGTGGAGACCACCAGAGGATATACGGCCCCATATACTctcatttgtatttgtcattaaATCTCATGTTGATTAAAACTAGTACatccttaaaaataaaacatatggaGGAACATTATTCAATATAACAGTCTAATGTGCCACAAACAGAAGGCACTGCATCAGTGATTATTTAGTCTATTCTGACAAACCTTCAAGTCCTGTGCCACATCCAGGATGCGAGACAGCTTAGCTTGGTCATACTGCTCCCCTCTCATGTACCACTCAGCCATTGAATGCATTATTAGTTGACGGATGGAGGGAGACTGTCCCTGTAAAAATAATCACCAGGTTTTGTTAGTACACAGGTGTTGTAAGAATATAATCAAGACAACAAATAACTTTAGATGTATCAAAGAGCACAGAGAacgaaaacaacaaaaacattgaaATCAACAAGCATTAACACCAACCTGTCCATGCCAGGCATAGTGCAGGATAATGGCAGAGTTCGGGTGGTTGCCCAGGAAGATGGGCATGAGAGTAGAGATGAGCTCATGGCGCAGTGTGTGCCAGGAGGGGGAGATCTGCAGCAATGCCAGGACCAACATGTCTGGGCAGTGCTTGATTGGAAAGCTAAATAGCTGCTTCACCTGCTCATACTGGCCCACCTCAGACAGTCTGAGCAGACTCTCCACCAGGTCCAGACTTTTCCTATGGTGAGTTGAGGGCAATTAgtcaaacacactgaaacatcaACACAGCATCCACCCTGTAACTTTTTGAGTAAATCAGCAATGAACCACAATCAGTAGGTCAAGCTACACATCTGATTATAAAGCACAATTTCCCACAGCAGAGAGCTTAAGATAATATATGTTTGTCAATGGTGACTTTTATTATCACATGAAATATTGTTATGATGAATATGCCAAGTGAAGCATTGCTTGAAATGTACAGCATTTGTACCCACACGAATACGCTTTcaatttaaaatgaatataatcGCCGTACACATGAGCATTTCAGCTCCATTTCAGAATCTCCATTCATTCTAACATGCCTgaaaacacatatcacatgacccTTCATGTACAGTGGGCAAATTGAATGCATCACATCATAATTTCCAACTCAGTACTTCCTGTATCTGGTTGAAATTCAAAGCCCCTTATTGTTTCAGTGGAGAGAATTCCTTAATTTtctaattaaaaggaaaaaaaaaaaaaaaagcttttattgtgaaacaataATTTACAGAGATTTATGACACCAGAGTTGCCTCTGACATAGTGTCCGTCATGACAGACAAATATATTGTGTAGTCTGAACTCGGCATAACACATGACATGAGTATATTGCCGTCTGTGGCAAAAAGATTGGGAGTCGTTGTAAAGCGCAGCAATCTTCAGAGTGGTACTGGGAGTATTATCCATCACCAGAGGAAGCCATGGCAATAGGAAAGGTGTAACGTAACCCACACAAAAATGGAGAAATCAGAAAAGGTATGTAGACTTAGCTATAATGTTTTAGCTTTACATGTAGTGACTGACAAGAGCCAATCGGGAGGCCAACAAGAGAGTCTGTGTccttgttttcaaaaatattcatttttgccCATTAAGACTAAAATGCAACACCACAGGTTTCAAACTAAAACATGATCAGCAGTATTTTTACAGCTCTCCTCTTCAGGGTTTTCAAATAAGCCACAGTAGTGTGGACACTAGGTAAAAACATAGTAATGGCTATGCATTTTAAAACGAAAATGTATTAGTGTGGCTGTAGCCTAGTGGCATGTAGGAGAAGGGCAAATAGATGTTGACAGTTTTAAAGCTTGAGTTCTTGAAATACCTGAACACTAAGCCCCATTATCAGAAATAAGCAACTACTACACCCTTCTACATAAAAGCCAAGCAGAAAGCTTCATACCAGGTGGCAATCTCCCTGTTGTCATCCTCTGGTGGGGCTTTAAGGATGTCAATAGCCACGGTGTGGCAAGGGTAGTCAGCAAAGGAAAACACTTCTGGGCTCATCAGGGAGTGCTGAATGAATGACAGCtgagaacagaaacaaaacaattttacatttaaagagGGAATACAAGGCTCAGCCACTACCACTCACACCACACAGTCTAGACAGAAATCAATTCCTACCTAGCATTATGATTCATCTTTATTAAATCCTACTCTTCTCTTTGACTGCAAAAATTAAGTTTGCCACaacaattaaaaacatgaaatcacATGATCCTATTGGAGCAGAGAAATGGTCAGTCACCTGTCCCTCTGCATGTTTCCATGGCCGATAGATGAGATCGACAGGGAAGACCTCCATGCCCAACCCCCTCTGAATGCCATACACCACTATGTGCAGGCCTTTACTGTCCCGGATTATAAATCCTGGGTGGTCCAGTTCGTATGTCACCTCTTTGAAGTTCAGGTTGGGATTCtaggacaaagacaaaaatcCACAAATTTAACCGCGTCAGGTTTTTGAAAGTAGTCTGGCACAAAAAACTCTTCCAGGAACATTCAGCATCAGGGTTATGACAGGCTAGTGTATGTATTCACTTGTTTAATGAATTCAATTTGAAAAAAAGTAATTCCAGAGTGACATAATGAAACGCCGGTCACTTAGCCTACAGTACTTTACGGAAGAATAAAGTGTGAAAAGGCCATTTTAAAGTAACATGTTTGTAAAGGCGAAGTGCCATCAAATTTTGAGTGCCGAAATGGAATTGATTTGCAAATTTGGTTGCAACTGCAAAATGCGCTCTACTGCATTAAACCTTTACACTCAAATCTGTTTTAATTttggcaaagtgttttcagtggccatgtggggaaaaaaaataggaAATAATTAGGAAAGTAAAAGGAAAAGTAACGGCTAGTTTATTGAGATAAACAGAGTCCCTTACCACTTCTTTCACGACATCGATGAGAACCTCAACGTTCCAAGTGTGTGCCTGCGAGCCATCGTTCTTATCCTTACCATCGCTCCAGATACCACTTCCTGGAGCTGAGATGGACtgcaagagaaaacaaaagaagagaAAATTTAAGCTCTGGTGCTTTGAAATGTTAAGAATCCAGAACAATACACTCAACCAGCTTGAGCCAACATCTAAATACTAAAGTTATTAAATCAAATGACTGTGATACTATCCCTTTGATTTATTCCTTGCATATCACTCAGAGTCATCAACCAACCAATTCTCCAGTTGTACAGCgttagtttgtttttaatttaggtCAATGTGATGATTTTACAGTAcacacatttactgtatgtttatGTCTGAGCTGTTCTCATACATTTTCATTAAAGCCATTCCCAGCTAAAAGCCAGAACAAAGTTGCCCTAGCAGATCTAAGTAGCATAAATTCGATGAAACACAGTTTTAATTGATCCTATGACTGGACACTTTTCcataaaaataaggaaaaaacaGACTAGGTAAGCATAGTTTCATCACTTCACATTTGCACCTCTTGGTTTGTAGTATGTGTGAACAGAAATGGACAGCAACTAAATTTTCCTTTGGCCCTAATTGAGTAAATCAAGTACAGTGGTCAAAGTGCTTCTGGCAGTCGGTGGCCAATCAAATCAAGCAACTCACCTGAAGTGGGATGCCATCAGTAAGGCCAGAGTGGGTACGAGCCATCATGCCAAGGACCCTGGCTACCTGGCTGGCAGTCACCTCTCTCACCCCATACTGAATGATTATGTTTCTGCACTCATCCAGACTGGAAAGACAAAAGGACAGGTCAGTGCTGACCATTACCCTAAACATTCACATATCaattaaaatcacacaaaaatgcattaggataaagttaaaaaaatgtttttaacatgAAGATGTATGCAATTTTTCATATATTAATGTTTGCAAAACATGTTACTAGAAACATTTGATCATATGCATGATATCACATCTCCAGATCTGTCAAATTGCAAAATGGTGTTGTGTGAAGGGAAGGTGTCAATGGGTGCTTTTTATTATGCTGACTTATGCTTCCTTGCGTCCTCTCTACTCCCATGACCCAAAAATTGTTCCCTTTCCACCATCATGGAGGATTTTCAAATACTGTAAATGCATGCCAACAAGACAAGGAGAGGGGAGACTTCTGGAGGAGCGTGGAGCAAAGACACAGTGATGTATCCTACATATCTCCTCCTCACATCTCTCTCTCATATTCTCGCTGAGAGGAGCCAAGATGCCAGACCCAAGTGAGGGTAGCGAGGAGAGACATGAGCAAGATGAAAAAGCACCCATTGTATGAGGTCTATATTCAGCTTCTCATCTATTTACCATGCAGGCATTAGCACCTTGGTGGCCAATTTTGCCTTAAGTGTTCCTGAAGTGGTCTTGGTCATATGATTACACTGCATTCACTTAaggattttgttttaattttttttacacaacagCTAATCTA is part of the Epinephelus lanceolatus isolate andai-2023 chromosome 5, ASM4190304v1, whole genome shotgun sequence genome and encodes:
- the cnot1 gene encoding CCR4-NOT transcription complex subunit 1 isoform X5; this encodes MNLDSLSLALSQISYLVDNLTKKNYRASQQEIQHIVNRHGPEADRHLLRCLFSHVDFSGDGKSSGKDFHQTQFLIQECVSLISKPNFIATLCYAIDNPLHYQKSLKPSAHLFTQLSKVLKLSKVQEVIFGLALLNSSNADLRGFAAQFIKQKLPDLLRSYVDADLGGNQEGGFQDIAIEVLQLLLSHLLFGQKGASGVGQEQIDAFLKTLCRDFPQERCPVVLAPLLYPEKRDILMDRILPDSGELAKTMMESSLAEFMQEVGYGFCASLDECRNIIIQYGVREVTASQVARVLGMMARTHSGLTDGIPLQSISAPGSGIWSDGKDKNDGSQAHTWNVEVLIDVVKEVNPNLNFKEVTYELDHPGFIIRDSKGLHIVVYGIQRGLGMEVFPVDLIYRPWKHAEGQLSFIQHSLMSPEVFSFADYPCHTVAIDILKAPPEDDNREIATWKSLDLVESLLRLSEVGQYEQVKQLFSFPIKHCPDMLVLALLQISPSWHTLRHELISTLMPIFLGNHPNSAIILHYAWHGQGQSPSIRQLIMHSMAEWYMRGEQYDQAKLSRILDVAQDLKSLSMLLNGTPFAFVIDLAALASRREYLKLDKWLTDKIREHGEPFIQACVTFLKRRCPSIMGGLAPDKDQPKSAQLPPETLATMLACLQSCAGSVSQELSETILTMVANCSNVMNKARQPPPGVMPKGRAPSTSSLDAISPVQMDSLSGMGSLNLGGTATSHTQSMQGFPTSLSSAFSNPQSPAKAFPPLSNPNPSTPFGGIGSLSSQLPGPLGTGIGSGIGSSLGMSTVNTDPFGTRKMSTPGLNPPTFQQTDLSQVWPEANQHFSKEIDDEANSYFQRIYNHPPHPTMSVDEVLEMLQRFKDSTIKREREVFNCMLRNLFEEYRFFPQYPDKELHITACLFGGIIEKGLVTYMALGLALRYVLEALRKPYGSKMYYFGIAALDRFKNRLKDYPQYCQHLASIAHFLQFPHHLQEYIEYGQQSRDPPVKMQGSITTPGSLALAQVQAQSQQPGVPKAPQPGQPSTLVTTTTTTTTVAKTPTITRPTPSSFKKDVPPSINTTNIDTLLVATDQTERIVEPPENVQEKIAFIFNNLSQSNMTQKVEELKETVKEEFMPWVSQYLVMKRVSIEPNFHSLYSNFLDTLKNPEFVKMVLNETYRNIKVLLTSDKAAANFSDRSLLKNLGHWLGMITLAKNKPILYTDLEVKSLLLEAYVKGQQELLYVVPFVAKVLESSLRSMVFRPQNPWTMAIMNVLAELHQEHDLKLNLKFEIEVLCKNLSLDINDLKPGSLLKDKEKLKSLEEQLSAPKKEAKPPEEMLPVSTTGDFVPFAAPPSTPAATTTTCTTTGPPTPQFSYHDINVYALAGLAPHININVNIPLLQAHPQLKQCVRQSVERAVQELVHPVVDRSIKIAMTTCEQIIRKDFALDSEESRMRVAAHHMMRNLTAGMAMITCREPLLMSIATNLKNSFAAALRAPTPQQREMMEEAAARIAQDNCELACCFIQKTAVEKAGPEMDKRLATEFELRKHARQEGRRYCDPVVLTYQAERMPEQIRLKVGGVDPKQLAVYEEFARNVPGFLPSNDLSQPTGFLAQPMKQQAWATDDVAQIYDKCMADLEQHLHAIPPALAMNPLTQALRSLLEAVALARNSRDGIAALGLLQKAVEGLLDATSGADADLLLRYRECHLLVLKALQDGRAYGPQWCNKQITRCLIECRDEYKYNVEAVELLIRNHLVNMQQYDLHLAQSMENGLHYMAVAFAMQLVKLLLVDERSVSHVTEADLFHTIETLMRTCAHSRANAPEGLPQLMDVVRSNYEAMIDRAHGGPNFMMHSGISQASEYDDPPGLREKAEYLLREWVNLYHSAAAGRDSTKAFSAFVGQMHQQGILKTDDLITRFFRLCTEMCVEISYRAQAEQQHNPAASAAIIRAKCYHNLDAFVRLIALLVKHSGEATNTVTKINLLNKVLGIVVGVLIQDHDVRQTEFQQLPYHRIFIMLLLELNAPEHVLETINFQTLTAFCNTFHILRPTKAPGFVYAWLELISHRIFIARMLAHTPQQKGWPMYAQLLIDLFKYLAPFLRNVELNKPMQILYKGTLRVLLVLLHDFPEFLCDYHYGFCDVIPPNCIQLRNLILSAFPRNMRLPDPFTPNLKVDMLSEINIAPRILTNFTGVMPSQFKKDLDSYLKTRSPVTFLSELRSNLQVSNEPGNRYNIQLINALVLYVGTQAIAHIHNKGSTPSMSTITHSAHMDIFQNLAVDLDTEGRYLFLNAIANQLRYPNSHTHYFSCTMLYLFAEANTEAIQEQITRVLLERLIVNRPHPWGLLITFIELIKNPAFKFWSHDFVHCAPEIEKLFQSVAQCCMGQKQAQQVMEGTGAS